In a single window of the Dreissena polymorpha isolate Duluth1 chromosome 3, UMN_Dpol_1.0, whole genome shotgun sequence genome:
- the LOC127875086 gene encoding uncharacterized protein LOC127875086, which translates to MLRQNRTIQGAIGTLKAIEARLDSKLSKSSTGATYIRWGRASCPFSNNSLVYHGFASGTDLASYGGAADFQCLHADPELETVVTRADYRSNIVGSEYSSHGATALSSLADFEVPCAVCFTNATTTLMIPARKTCYSGWKLEYRGFLMAERDLHHNNKQYTCVDKDAEAAQGSSSANIDGATFQFVFPSCGTLKCSPYNSASALACVFCYKV; encoded by the exons ATGCTCAGACAGAATCGCACAATTCAAG GCGCAATTGGTACTTTAAAAGCAATCGAAGCAAGGCTTGATTCCAAACTGTCGAAGTCCTCAACTGGGGCAACATATATTCGATGGGGTCGTGCATCGTGTCCTTTTTCGAACAACAGTCTCGTGTACCATGGATTCGCGTCGGGCACTGACCTTGCTAGCTACGGAGGGGCCGCGGATTTTCAGTGTCTACATGCCGATCCTGAACTGGAAACTGTAGTCACAAGAGCTGACTATAGAAGCAACATAGTCGGGTCTGAGTACTCATCACACGGAGCAACAGCCTTGTCTTCATTGGCAGACTTCGAAGTGCCATGCGCTGTTTGTTTCACGAATGCTACAACAACCCTTATGATTCCAGCAAGAAAGACGTGTTACAGCGGATGGAAACTCGAGTACCGCGGTTTCCTGATGGCTGAGCGCGACCTTCATCATAACAACAAGCAATATACATGTGTTGATAAGGACGCCGAGGCAGCCCAAGGAAGTAGTTCAGCAAATATTGATGGGGCGACTTTCCAATTTGTGTTTCCGTCGTGTGGAACATTGAAATGTTCTCCGTACAACAGCGCATCTGCACTTGCATGCGTATTTTGTTACAAAGTGTAG